A genomic window from Hippocampus zosterae strain Florida chromosome 13, ASM2543408v3, whole genome shotgun sequence includes:
- the LOC127613840 gene encoding dynamin-2-like isoform X3, protein MGNRGMEDLIPLINKLQDAFSSIGQSCNLELPQIAVVGGQSAGKSSVLENFVGRDFLPRGSGIVTRRPLILQLVNNKAEYAEFLHCKGRKFVDFDEVRQEIEAETDRLTGSNKGISPIPINLRVYSPHVLNLTLIDLPGMTKVAVGDQPVDIEHQIRDMLLQFITKESCLILAVTPANTDLANSDALKIAKEVDPQGLRTIGVITKLDLMDEGTDARDILENKLLPLRRGYIGVVNRSQKDIDGKKDIRAALAAERKFFLSHPAYRHFAERMGTPHLQKSLNQQLTNHIRDTLPGLRSKLQSQLLSLEKEVEEYKNFRPDDPTRKTKALLQMVQQFGVDFEKCIEGSGDQVDTSNLSGGAKINRIFHERFPFELVKMEFDEKELRKEISYAIKNIHGVRTGLFTPDLAFEAIVKKQIIKLKDPCLKCVDLVVTELVTLIRKCTEKLGSYPRLREETERIVTTYIRERDSKTKDQVLLLIDIELSYINTNHEDFIGFANAQQRTAANATKKRVMPNQVIRRGWLTINISIMKGGSKDYWFVLTAESLSWYKDEEEKEKKYMLPLDNLKLRDVEKGFMSSKHVFAIFNTEQRNVYKDLRQIELACDTQEDVDSWKASFLRAGVYPEKDQTENEDAMIPSDTVSMDPQLERQVETIRNLVDSYISIVNKSIRDLMPKTIMHLMINNAKDFIHSELLAYLYSAGDQSSLMEESAEQAQRRDELLRMYHALKESLVIIGDISTTTVSTPVPPPVDDTWIKESCPPAGIRPASATAPPPNRPPAVRGPTPGPAPPLNPSPAFGAPPVPTRPGPPPAQPGFDPNVPLIPSRPARVPPALPPGIPSRRPPAAPNRPTIIRPSEPSLLD, encoded by the exons ATGGGAAACCGGGGGATGGAAGACCTTATTCCCCTCATCAACAAGCTTCAGGACGCTTTCAGCTCCATCGGCCAGAGTTGCAACTTGGAACTGCCCCAAATAGCGGTCGTCGGCGGCCAGAGCGCGGGGAAGAGCTCCGTTCTGGAGAATTTCGTTGGCAG AGATTTCTTGCCCAGAGGGTCTGGTATCGTCACCCGTCGTCCACTCATCCTGCAACTCGTTAACAACAAAGCAG AGTATGCAGagttccttcattgtaagggcCGTAAATTTGTGGACTTTGACGAAGTCCGTCAGGAGATTGAAGCAGAAACTGACCGGCTCACCGGATCCAACAAGGGCATTTCACCCATCCCAATCAACCTTCGAGTCTACTCCCCCCATG TGTTAAACCTGACCCTGATTGACCTGCCAGGAATGACAAAAGTGGCTGTTGGAGACCAGCCTGTAGACATTGAACACCAGATTAGAGACATGCTGCTTCAGTTCATCACCAAGGAGAGCTGCCTCATTCTGGCCGTCACTCCCGCAAATACTGACCTGGCCAACTCAGATGCCCTCAAGATTGCCAAGGAGGTCGATCCTCAGG GTTTGCGGACGATTGGCGTGATTACCAAGCTGGACTTGATGGATGAGGGGACTGATGCTCGAGACATTCTGGAAAACAAACTGCTTCCTCTTCGCAGgg gtTACATTGGGGTGGTGAATCGCAGTCAGAAGGACATTGATGGGAAGAAAGACATCCGTGCTGCTTTGGCTGCTGAGCGCAAGTTCTTTTTGTCCCATCCTGCATACAGACATTTTGCAGAGCGCATGGGCACGCCACACCTGCAGAAGTCATTGAATCAG caaCTTACCAACCACATCCGTGACACCCTGCCAGGGTTGCGCAGCAAGCTGCAAAGCCAGCTGCTCTCCCTTGAGAAAGAGGTTGAGGAATACAAAAACTTTCGTCCTGATGATCCTACACGCAAAACCAAGGCGTTGCTTCA GATGGTGCAGCAGTTTGGTGTGGACTTTGAGAAGTGCATCGAAGGCTCGGGGGATCAGGTGGATACCTCCAACTTATCTGGAGGAGCAAAGATCAACCGCATTTTTCACGAGCGTTTTCCTTTTGAGCTGGTGAAG ATGGAGTTTGATGAGAAGGAGCTGAGGAAAGAGATCAGTTACGCaatcaaaaacatccatggcgtCAG GACAGGCCTGTTCACTCCTGACTTGGCGTTTGAAGCTATAGTGAAAAAGCAGATCATTAAGCTGAAAGACCCCTGTCTGAAATGCGTTGACCTCGTCGTCACCGAGCTTGTCACCCTGATAAGGAAATGCACCGAAAAG CTTGGATCCTATCCTCGCCTTAGAGAAGAGACTGAACGAATTGTCACCACTTACATCAGAGAGAGGGACAGCAAGACTAAAGACCAG GTGCTCCTGTTAATTGACATTGAACTCTCCTACATCAACACGAATCATGAGGACTTCATCGGGTTTGCCAA TGCGCAACAGAGGACGGCTGCGAATGCCACCAAGAAAAGAGTCATGCCGAACCAG GTTATCCGTCGAGGCTGGTTGACAATCAACATTAGCATCATGAAGGGAGGCTCTAAGGACTACTGGTTCGTCCTCACTGCAGAGTCCCTTTCCTGGTACAAAGATGAAGAA GAAAAGGAGAAGAAGTACATGTTGCCACTTGACAACTTGAAGCTAAGAGATGTGGAGAAGGGTTTCATGTCCAGCAAACACGTCTTTGCCATATTCAACACTGAGCAGAG AAACGTGTACAAAGACCTGCGGCAGATTGAGCTGGCGTGTGACACTCAGGAGGACGTTGACAGCTGGAAAGCCTCGTTCCTCCGAGCTGGTGTTTACCCTGAGAAAGACCag ACTGAAAATGAAGATGCGATGATTCCGAGCGACACCGTGTCTATGGACCCGCAGTTGGAGCGGCAGGTGGAGACCATTCGCAACCTGGTGGACTCGTATATCAGCATTGTCAACAAGTCCATCAGAGACCTCATGCCCAAGACCATTATGCACCTCATGATTAACAAT GCAAAGGACTTCATCCACTCTGAGCTGCTGGCTTACCTGTACTCAGCTGGGGACCAAAGCAGCCTAATGGAAGAGTCTGCTGAGCAGGCTCAGAGGAGAGATGAGCTGCTCAGGATGTACCATGCTCTGAAGGAATCTCTGGTCATTATTGGTGACATCAGTACCACCACTGTTTCAACCCCTGTGCCTCCACCGGTAGATGACACCTGGATCAAAGAGTCTTG TCCTCCTGCAGGAATTCGCCCTGCTTCTGCAACAGCGCCCCCCCCAAACCGACCCCCGGCAGTCAGGGGACCCACACCTGGTCCTGCCCCACCGTTGAATCCCTCACCGGCATTCGGGGCTCCACCTGTCCCCACTCGACCTGGCCCACCGCCTGCCCAGCCCGGTTTTGATCCAAACGTTCCGCTGATTCCCTCCAGACCGGCACGTGTGCCTCCTGCGCTGCCGCCGGGCATCCCAAG CAGAAGACCCCCGGCTGCTCCCAACAGACCCACCATCATACGTCCTTCAGAACCCTCCCTGCTTGATTAG